In one window of Macrobrachium nipponense isolate FS-2020 chromosome 2, ASM1510439v2, whole genome shotgun sequence DNA:
- the LOC135220806 gene encoding mediator of RNA polymerase II transcription subunit 9-like produces MKPVAIMSSQAVSAEDIDVDFLPIIYQYLRCLEKEQTDLSRVSQESSQKVLELQRKIQTAREQVCKLPGVEYSKEEQLKHLEALRKQLLLKKRLLLKYKSKSETQH; encoded by the exons ATGAAACCAGTTGCAATTATGTCATCTCAGGCTGTGTCCGCAGAGGACATCGATGTAGACTTTTTGCCCATTATATATCAGTATTTACGGTG tttgGAAAAAGAGCAGACTGATTTATCCAGGGTTTCTCAAGAGTCAAGCCAGAAGGTTTTAGAACTTCAACGGAAAATTCAGACTGCAAGGGAGCAG GTTTGTAAGCTTCCTGGAGTAGAGTACAGCAAGGAAGAACAATTAAAGCATCTTGAAGCCTTAAGGAAACAGTTGCTGTTGAAGAAACGGTTGCTGCTGAAGTACAAATCCAAGAGTGAAACACAACATTGA
- the LOC135220805 gene encoding LOW QUALITY PROTEIN: protein YIPF3-like (The sequence of the model RefSeq protein was modified relative to this genomic sequence to represent the inferred CDS: inserted 2 bases in 1 codon) has translation MSHKCHSVVTIESISPDTDTCSSQLTVFGYLLSLCKFVRPYFSVSNNRIPRRIVSSMAPPLFFPEFQRXYSDMKGPVVIVTLLASILLYGLHSPQRTLVMEVLAAAKLTVGYWLGFSFLAFFLGYFCQTSLTFSQMLSITGYSLTGHCLVLLTAEVLHQEENHGVFFFLTTVFGGLATGRLIIIMLARTPGPGQRLVMCSTLACIHLMHLIYIHFAFMRKKFAV, from the exons ATGTCACACAAGTGCCATTCTGTTGTGACCATAGAGTCGATTAGTCCAGACACGGACACTTGTTCTTCACAGCTGACTGTGTTTGGCTACTTGCTGAGTCTGTGCAAATTTGTGAGACCGTATTTTTCAGTGTCAAACAACAGAATTCCTCGTAGGATAGTATCTTCAATGGCACCACCACTCTTTTTCCCAGAGTTCCAGCG GTACTCTGACATGAAAGGGCCTGTAGTGATTGTAACATTGTTAGCATCAATTCTTCTCTACGGCCTTCATAGTCCCCAAAGAACTCTTGTTATGGAAGTTTTGGCTGCAGCAAAGCTCACTGTTGGTTATTGGCTGGGTTTCTCATTTCTTGCATTTTTCCTGGGTTACTTTTGTCAAACGAGTCTTACATTTTCACAGATGCTTTCCATAACTGGGTATAGCCTAACAGGACACTGTCTTGTCTTATTAACGGCAGAAGTGCTGCACCAAGAAGAGAACCATGGTGTATTCTTTTTCCTTACAACAGTCTTTGGTGGACTTGCCACAGGCAGACTTATTATAATCATGTTAGCACGTACGCCAGGTCCAGGGCAGCGCCTTGTGATGTGCTCTACTTTAGCATGCATACATCTTATGCActtgatatatattcattttgcatTTATGAGGAAAAAATTTGCTGTTTAG